From the genome of Dryobates pubescens isolate bDryPub1 chromosome 5, bDryPub1.pri, whole genome shotgun sequence, one region includes:
- the JMJD7 gene encoding bifunctional peptidase and (3S)-lysyl hydroxylase JMJD7, with translation MAEGAALRAVRGCLAAFPREARELGWLESIPYLDRPPSPLEFYREWVSPNKPCIIQNAISHWPALKKWTAAYLREVVGPKVVSVAVTPNGYADAVFQDRFVMPEERQMPFMDFLDIVEKKVTSPNVFYVQKQCSNLTEEFPELVCDVQPDIPWMSEALGRKPDAVNFWLGESAAVTSLHKDHYENLYCVISGEKQFLLHPPSDRPFIPYELYQPATYHVSEDGTFEIVDEESADKVPWIPLDPLNPNLELYPEYAQAKPLQCTVKAGEMLYLPSLWFHHVQQSHGCIAVNYWYDMEYDLKYSYYQLLDHLTRAVEVL, from the exons ATGGCGGAGGGCGCGGCGCTGCGGGCCGTcaggggctgcctggctgccttcccGCGGGAGGCCCGCG AGCTGGGGTGGTTGGAGTCCATACCCTATCTTGATAGACCTCCGTCCCCGCTGGAGTTTTATCGAGAATGGGTGAGTCCAAACAAACCTTGCATAATTCAGAATGCCATCAGCCACTGGCCGGCTCTGAAGAAATGGACTGCAGCATACCTCAG GGAGGTAGTAGGTCCCAAGGTAGTGAGTGTGGCAGTAACACCAAATGGTTATGCAGATGCAGTGTTTCAGGACCGTTTTGTCATGCCAGAGGAGCGCCAAATGCCTTTCATGGACTTTTTGGACATCGTGGAGAAGAAGGTGACCTCTCCCAACGTGTTCTATGTGCAGAAGCAGTGCTCAAACCTCACTGAGGAGTTCCCTGAACTTGTCTGTGATGTGCAGCCTGACATACCATGGATGAGTGAGGCACTTG GGAGGAAGCCTGATGCTGTGAATTTCTGGCTTGGGGAGTCGGCTGCAGTGACATCTC TACATAAAGATCATTATGAGAACTTGTACTGTGTGATATCTGGAGAGAAACAGTTTCTACTGCATCCACCCAGTGACCGTCCCTTCATCCCATACG AGCTCTATCAGCCAGCAACTTACCACGTATCAGAAGATGGCACATTTGAAATTGTGGATGAGGAGAGTGCAGATAAG GTGCCCTGGATCCCCCTGGACCCCTTGAACCCGAATCTGGAACTATATCCAGAGTATGCTCAGGCAAAGCCTTTGCAGTGTACAGTGAAAGCTGGTGAGATGTTATACCTGCCTTCTCTCTGGTTCCATCATGTCCAGCAGTCACATGGGTGTATAGCAG TGAACTATTGGTATGACATGGAATATGACCTCAAGTACAGCTATTATCAGCTACTAGATCATCTCACAAGAGCTGTGGAAGTGTTATAG
- the LOC104298858 gene encoding acyl-coenzyme A thioesterase 1: MAARVSVLPARRCLFDDPVQILVAGLQPQQAVTLRASLVDESGELFQAHALYRAGSRGELDLSRSPALGGSYLGVEPMGLLWTLQSKTPYKRLAKRNVLTPFHVDVEVYDGHGDMSHLLGKCTHERWFLGEGVKRIPVREGRLKATLFLPPGPGPFPGLIDLYGSGGGLVEYRASLLASRGFVTLALAYMAFEDLPPMPEALELSYFEEAVNFLRKQEQVKDTGIGVLGLSKGGDLALSMATFLPGIKAAVSISGSSFNSFVPLRGAGFTIPAHPYDLQKMKTSDEPGVVDFSDILVDHRDPATWDCRIPLERSLAKFLFLSGLDDRNWKSDLYCQDAVQRLQRHGREAEFCSYSGAGHLLEPPYLPLCQVSVHKVLGMLVHWGGQWREHAKAQEDAWRRIQAFFWQHLTDSGIPRSRL, encoded by the exons ATGGCGGCGCGGGTGTCGGTGCTGCCTGCCCGCAGGTGCCTGTTCGATGACCCGGTGCAGATCCTCGTTGCCGGTCTCCAGCCGCAGCAGGCGGTGACCCTCCGAGCCAGCCTGGTGGACGAGAGCGGGGAGCTTTTCCAAGCCCACGCTCTCTACAGAGCTGGGAGCCGCGGCGAGCTCGACCTCAGCCGCTCCCCAGCGCTCGGGGGCAGCTATTTGGGAGTGGAGCCGATGGGGCTGCTGTGGACTTTGCAGTCTAAAACGCCCTATAAGCGACTGGCAAAGAGGAACGTCCTGACCCCTTTCCATGTGGACGTGGAAGTTTACGATGGCCACGGGGACATGAGCCACTTGCTGGGAAAATGCACACATGAACGATGGTTTTTAGGAGAGGGGGTGAAGAGGATTCCAGTCAGAGAAGGTCGTCTAAAAGCaaccctcttcctccctcctg GACCTGGTCCATTCCCTGGACTTATTGATTTGTATGGATCTGGAGGAGGTCTTGTTGAATACAGAGCAAGTCTTCTGGCTAGCAGAGGCTTTGTGACTCTGGCTCTTGCTTACATGGCCTTTGAAGATCTCCCTCCTATGCCAGAGGCTCTTGAACTCAGCTATTTTGAGGAAGCTGTGAACTTCCTGCGGAAACAGGAGCAG GTGAAAGACACTGGGATTGGTGTTTTGGGCTTGTCTAAAGGAGGTGATCTAGCCCTTTCCATGGCCACATTTCTACCTGGAATCAAGGCAGCTGTCAGCATATCTGGAAGCAGTTTTAATTCTTTCGTTCCCTTGCGGGGGGCTGGCTTCACTATTCCTGCCCACCCGTACGATTTGCAGAAGATGAAGACCAGTGATGAGCCTGGCGTGGTGGATTTCTCAGATATCCTGGTGGATCACAGGGACCCAGCAACCTGGGATTGTCGCATTCCCTTGGAGAGGTCCTTGGCCAAGTTCCTCTTCCTGTCTGGGCTGGATGACAGGAACTGGAAAAGTGACCTCTATTGCCAAGACGCTGTCCAACGCCTTCAGCGGCATGGGCGGGAAGCGGAGTTCTGCTCCTAttctggagctgggcacctgtTGGAGCCACCATACTTGCCCCTGTGCCAGGTTTCGGTCCACAAAGTACTTGGGATGCTTGTGCATTGGGGAGGGCAGTGGAGGGAGCATGCCAAAGCCCAGGAAGATGCATGGCGCAGGATACAGGCCTTTTTCTGGCAGCACTTGACGGACTCAGGTATCCCAAGGAGCAGACTCTAG